A portion of the Streptomyces sp. NBC_00376 genome contains these proteins:
- a CDS encoding MarP family serine protease, with translation MNVLDILLLVAAVWFAVIGYRQGFVVGILSVIGFLGGGLVAVYLLPVLWDQLTDGSEVSSTAAVVAVVIVIVCASVGQAFTTHLGNKLRRYITWSPARALDATGGALVNVVAMLLVAWLIGSALAGTTLPTLGKEVRSSSVLLGISRVMPTQASTWFTDFSSVLAQNGFPQVFSPFANEPITEVKAPDPALVGSPVAARAKQSIVKVVGTAPSCGKVLEGTGFVFSDRRVMTNAHVVGGVDEPTVQIGGQGRLYDAKVVLYDWRRDIAVLDVPDLDAKPLRFADTDHDARTGNSAIVAGFPENGSYDVRAARVRGRIDAGGPDIYRRGTVHRDVYSLYATVRQGNSGGPLLTPAGEVYGVVFAKSLDDPDTGYALTADEIRQDVERGRSANQQVDSQACAL, from the coding sequence GTGAACGTGCTGGACATCCTGCTGCTGGTCGCCGCCGTGTGGTTCGCGGTCATCGGCTATCGACAGGGGTTCGTCGTCGGCATCCTGTCGGTGATCGGATTCCTGGGCGGCGGCCTCGTCGCCGTCTACCTCCTGCCGGTCCTGTGGGACCAGCTGACGGACGGCTCCGAGGTCTCGTCGACGGCAGCCGTCGTCGCCGTCGTCATCGTGATCGTCTGCGCCTCGGTGGGCCAGGCCTTCACCACCCACCTGGGCAACAAGCTCCGCCGGTACATCACCTGGTCGCCCGCGCGCGCCCTCGACGCCACCGGCGGCGCCCTGGTCAACGTCGTCGCGATGCTGCTGGTCGCCTGGCTGATCGGCTCCGCGCTGGCCGGCACCACGCTGCCGACGCTGGGCAAGGAGGTCCGCAGCTCCTCGGTTCTGCTCGGCATCTCCCGGGTGATGCCCACACAGGCCTCCACCTGGTTCACGGACTTCTCCTCGGTCCTCGCGCAGAACGGCTTCCCGCAGGTCTTCAGCCCGTTCGCCAACGAGCCGATCACCGAGGTCAAGGCTCCGGACCCGGCGCTGGTGGGCAGCCCCGTCGCGGCCCGAGCCAAGCAGTCCATCGTCAAGGTCGTCGGCACGGCCCCGAGCTGCGGCAAGGTCCTCGAAGGCACCGGCTTCGTCTTCTCCGACCGCCGGGTGATGACCAACGCCCATGTCGTCGGCGGGGTCGACGAGCCGACCGTACAGATCGGCGGCCAGGGGCGGCTGTACGACGCGAAGGTCGTCCTGTACGACTGGCGGCGCGACATCGCCGTGCTCGACGTACCGGACCTCGACGCGAAGCCGCTGCGGTTCGCCGACACCGACCACGACGCCCGGACGGGGAACAGCGCCATCGTCGCGGGGTTCCCGGAGAACGGCTCGTACGACGTACGAGCGGCGCGGGTCCGGGGCCGTATCGACGCCGGCGGCCCGGACATCTACCGCCGGGGCACCGTCCACCGCGATGTGTACTCGCTCTACGCGACGGTCCGTCAGGGCAACTCCGGCGGACCGCTGCTGACCCCCGCGGGCGAGGTGTACGGCGTCGTGTTCGCCAAGTCGCTCGACGACCCCGACACCGGTTACGCGCTGACGGCCGACGAGATCCGCCAGGACGTCGAGCGCGGCCGCTCCGCCAACCAGCAGGTCGACAGCCAGGCGTGCGCGCTCTGA
- a CDS encoding NUDIX hydrolase, whose protein sequence is MGDPAAVGPAVVSPAAAVAAAAAAAGTGEDGTITVTTEGLPAWLDPVARAARTIEPDQLSRFLPPESGAGRQSAVLVLFGEGERGPELLLMERSGSLRSHAGQPSFPGGSLDPEDGDQATTGPLRAALREAREETGLDPRGVQLFGVLPRLYIPVSGFVVTPVLGWWRSPSPVGVVDPGETARVFTVPVADLTDPANRATTVHPSGHRGPAFLVESALVWGFTAGVIDRILHFAGWERPWDRAKQVPLDWRA, encoded by the coding sequence ATGGGAGACCCGGCAGCGGTCGGCCCCGCAGTGGTCAGCCCCGCCGCGGCGGTCGCGGCGGCCGCCGCCGCGGCGGGCACCGGAGAGGACGGCACGATCACCGTCACGACCGAGGGGCTGCCCGCCTGGCTCGACCCCGTGGCCCGCGCCGCGCGGACCATCGAGCCCGACCAGCTCAGCCGCTTCCTCCCGCCGGAGAGCGGCGCAGGGCGGCAGTCCGCCGTGCTCGTACTCTTCGGCGAGGGGGAGCGCGGCCCCGAACTGCTCCTCATGGAGAGATCCGGAAGCCTGCGTTCCCACGCCGGGCAGCCCTCCTTCCCCGGCGGCTCCCTGGACCCGGAGGACGGCGACCAGGCGACGACAGGGCCGCTCAGGGCCGCTCTGCGGGAGGCCCGGGAAGAGACCGGCCTCGATCCCCGCGGGGTCCAGCTCTTCGGCGTGCTGCCCCGGCTCTACATCCCCGTGAGCGGCTTCGTCGTGACACCGGTCCTCGGCTGGTGGCGCTCGCCCAGTCCGGTCGGCGTCGTCGATCCGGGCGAGACGGCCCGGGTCTTCACCGTTCCCGTGGCGGATCTCACGGATCCGGCCAACCGCGCGACCACGGTCCACCCCAGTGGCCACCGGGGCCCGGCATTTCTGGTCGAATCCGCCCTGGTCTGGGGTTTCACGGCCGGAGTGATCGACCGAATTCTGCACTTCGCGGGCTGGGAGCGCCCCTGGGACAGGGCCAAGCAGGTGCCGCTCGACTGGCGCGCATGA
- a CDS encoding Crp/Fnr family transcriptional regulator — translation MDDVLRRAPLFAALDDEQAAELRASMSEVTLARGDALFHEGDPGDRLYVVTEGKVKLHRTSPDGRENMLAVLGPGELIGELSLFDPGPRTATATALTEVKLLGLGHGDLQPWLNARPEVATALLRAVARRLRKTNDQMSDLVFSDVPGRVARALLDLSRRFGVQSEEGIHVVHDLTQEELAQLVGASRETVNKALADFAGRGWLRLEARAVILLDVERLAKRSR, via the coding sequence GTGGACGACGTTCTGCGGCGCGCCCCGCTTTTCGCGGCGCTCGATGATGAGCAGGCCGCGGAGCTCCGCGCCTCGATGAGTGAGGTGACCCTCGCACGCGGCGACGCGCTCTTCCACGAGGGCGACCCGGGCGACCGCCTCTACGTGGTCACCGAGGGCAAGGTGAAGCTCCACCGCACCTCCCCCGACGGGCGCGAGAACATGCTGGCGGTCCTCGGCCCCGGCGAGCTGATCGGTGAGCTGTCGCTCTTCGACCCGGGCCCCCGCACCGCGACCGCGACCGCGCTGACCGAGGTCAAGCTCCTCGGCCTCGGCCACGGCGACCTCCAGCCCTGGCTGAACGCCCGCCCCGAGGTGGCCACGGCCCTGCTGCGCGCCGTCGCCCGCCGCCTGCGCAAGACCAACGACCAGATGTCCGACCTGGTCTTCTCCGACGTGCCGGGCCGCGTCGCCCGCGCCCTCCTCGACCTGTCGCGCCGCTTCGGCGTCCAGTCGGAGGAAGGCATCCACGTCGTCCACGACCTGACCCAGGAAGAGCTGGCCCAGCTGGTCGGCGCCTCCCGCGAGACGGTCAACAAGGCGCTCGCCGACTTCGCCGGACGTGGCTGGCTGCGCCTCGAGGCGCGC
- the nth gene encoding endonuclease III, with amino-acid sequence MKATAAAAKSSARSSATTKPESRLAMVRRARKINRELAELYPYAHPELDFRNPFELLVATVLSAQTTDLRVNQTTPALFAAYPTPEDMAAAVPEEMEELIRPTGFFRAKTKSLIGLSVALRDNFGGEVPGRLADLVTLPGVGRKTANVVLGNAFGVPGITVDTHFGRLVRRWKWTDQEDPEKVEAEIATIFPKSEWTMLSHRVVFHGRRICHARKPACGACPIAPLCPAYGEGETDPEKARKLLKYEMGGQPGQRLSPPADYPGKPAPALGAG; translated from the coding sequence GTGAAGGCCACGGCGGCCGCAGCGAAGTCCTCGGCGAGGTCCTCGGCGACGACGAAGCCGGAGTCGCGGCTGGCGATGGTGCGCCGGGCCCGCAAGATCAACCGCGAGCTCGCCGAGCTCTATCCGTACGCCCATCCCGAGCTGGATTTCCGTAATCCCTTCGAGCTCCTGGTCGCCACGGTCCTCTCCGCCCAGACCACCGACCTGAGGGTCAACCAGACCACTCCCGCGCTCTTCGCCGCCTACCCCACCCCCGAGGACATGGCCGCCGCCGTCCCGGAGGAGATGGAGGAGCTGATCCGGCCGACCGGCTTCTTCCGGGCCAAGACCAAGTCGCTGATAGGCCTCTCCGTGGCGCTCAGGGACAACTTCGGCGGTGAGGTACCGGGCCGGCTCGCCGATCTCGTCACGCTTCCGGGGGTCGGCCGGAAGACCGCCAACGTCGTGCTGGGCAATGCCTTCGGGGTCCCCGGGATCACCGTCGACACCCATTTCGGCCGTCTGGTCCGCCGTTGGAAGTGGACGGACCAGGAGGACCCGGAGAAGGTGGAGGCCGAGATCGCCACGATCTTCCCGAAGAGCGAGTGGACGATGCTCTCGCACCGGGTCGTCTTCCACGGCCGCCGCATCTGCCATGCCCGTAAGCCCGCCTGCGGCGCCTGCCCCATCGCCCCGCTCTGCCCGGCGTACGGCGAGGGCGAGACGGATCCGGAGAAGGCCAGGAAGCTGCTGAAGTACGAGATGGGCGGACAGCCGGGCCAGCGGCTGAGCCCGCCCGCGGACTATCCCGGCAAGCCCGCGCCGGCCCTCGGGGCAGGCTGA